In a single window of the Desulfovibrio mangrovi genome:
- a CDS encoding sigma-54-dependent transcriptional regulator, which yields MRILIVDDNTTSLQSLRIVLSDLGHEPTPFTDPLLALEEARKNHYPLIITDIRMPRMDGISLLKALKNAPETESCDVVLITGHGDMETAVGALRHGAYDYLNKPINARELAAVVERCAEHQALLNENRDLRQHLDNRVNEVAGTLRRDLDEARTLLREVSGIGTVVSESPATERVMNDARMFHRDPSVPVLIEGETGTGKEIIARLIHFGESGCENPFVAINCAAIPHELFESELFGHEAGAYTGSRAGGSPGKLELAASGTLFLDEIAEMPLTLQPKLLRVLEDRTYYRVGGIRKRDFKARVVCAANLDLAELVEKGLFRRDLYHRLKVGHLFIPPLRERKEDIPALAALFLKRQAERKRKQFIGITPEAMDILLNHPWRGNVRELENAIERAVLVHDGQMLLPEHISFLNPGRDMLSGTESLGTIPLDIESLELPEAPIDLEALTTAIIQKALDRFEGNKSKTAAYLGISRYALHRRLQK from the coding sequence ATGCGCATACTGATAGTTGACGACAACACCACCAGCCTGCAGAGCTTGCGGATTGTTCTCAGCGATCTCGGGCATGAGCCCACCCCTTTTACCGACCCTTTGCTTGCTCTTGAAGAGGCCAGAAAGAATCACTACCCGCTGATCATCACGGACATCCGCATGCCCCGCATGGACGGAATCAGTCTGCTCAAGGCCCTGAAGAACGCACCGGAAACGGAAAGCTGCGACGTGGTGCTCATTACCGGTCACGGTGACATGGAAACCGCCGTAGGCGCCTTACGTCACGGTGCCTACGACTACCTGAACAAGCCCATCAATGCCCGCGAACTCGCCGCAGTGGTGGAACGCTGTGCCGAGCACCAGGCTCTGCTCAACGAAAACCGCGACCTGCGCCAGCATCTGGACAACCGTGTGAACGAGGTGGCAGGCACCCTGCGCCGCGACCTTGATGAAGCGCGCACCCTGCTGCGCGAGGTTTCCGGCATCGGCACGGTGGTATCTGAATCTCCGGCAACCGAACGGGTCATGAATGATGCCCGCATGTTCCACAGGGACCCGAGCGTTCCCGTCCTTATCGAAGGGGAGACAGGAACCGGCAAAGAGATCATCGCCCGCCTCATCCACTTCGGCGAGAGCGGCTGCGAGAACCCCTTTGTGGCCATAAACTGTGCGGCCATTCCCCACGAACTCTTCGAAAGCGAACTGTTCGGCCATGAAGCCGGAGCATACACGGGAAGCCGCGCCGGTGGTTCTCCGGGCAAGCTGGAACTGGCCGCATCAGGCACGCTCTTTCTGGACGAAATTGCCGAAATGCCCCTTACCCTGCAGCCCAAGCTCCTGCGCGTACTGGAAGACCGCACCTACTATCGAGTGGGCGGCATCCGCAAACGGGATTTCAAGGCGCGGGTGGTCTGCGCGGCCAACCTTGACCTTGCCGAACTGGTGGAAAAAGGACTGTTCCGCCGCGACCTGTACCATCGCCTGAAAGTCGGCCATCTCTTCATTCCCCCGCTCAGGGAACGCAAAGAGGATATTCCGGCCCTCGCCGCGCTGTTCCTCAAACGCCAGGCCGAGCGCAAGCGCAAACAGTTTATCGGCATCACGCCTGAGGCTATGGACATCCTTCTTAACCACCCATGGCGCGGCAATGTGCGTGAACTGGAAAACGCAATAGAACGGGCCGTACTTGTGCACGATGGGCAGATGCTCCTGCCGGAACACATCAGCTTCCTGAATCCGGGACGCGACATGCTCAGCGGCACGGAAAGCCTCGGCACTATTCCGCTGGATATAGAAAGCCTTGAACTGCCTGAAGCCCCCATTGATCTGGAAGCCCTGACAACCGCCATCATTCAGAAAGCGCTGGACCGCTTTGAAGGCAACAAGAGCAAGACGGCTGCCTATCTCGGCATTTCCCGCTACGCCCTGCACAGACGGCTCCAGAAATAG